One window of Camelus dromedarius isolate mCamDro1 chromosome 18, mCamDro1.pat, whole genome shotgun sequence genomic DNA carries:
- the CIMIP1 gene encoding ciliary microtubule inner protein 1: protein MAQKPIGTEAAERMNLVAQDEIWKYRLKAENEARQNWAQNWGFLTTPLEELIQCGEEPSTPKPKIELPGRFRIRPVTPVEKHIKVLPSPPFPKTTQGFIGWRSGVPGLNKCLEHDSEIRSCKGAYAKELNWPKQGIH, encoded by the exons ATGGCACAGAAACCCATCGGCACGGAGGCGGCCGAGCGCATGAACCTCGTGGCGCAGGACGAGATCTG GAAATATCGCCTGAAGGCTGAAAACGAAGCCCGGCAAAACTGGGCCCAGAACTGGGGATTTTTAACAACCCCCCTTGAGGAG TTGATCCAGTGTGGTGAAGAGCCCAGCACCCCGAAGCCCAAAATCGAGCTTCCCGGGCGGTTCCGCATCCGGCCAGTGACCCCGGTGGAGAAACACATCAAG GTGCTTCCATCCCCCCCATTCCCAAAGACGACGCAGGGCTTCATCGGCTGGAGATCCGGGGTGCCAGGCCTGAACAAGTGTCTGGAGCACGACAGTGAGATCAGAAGCTGCAAAGGGGCATACGCCAAGGAGCTAAACTGGCCGAAGCAAGGCATTCACTGA